The DNA sequence TCGGAGTAGCCGTTTCCGTCGAAGTCGGCTGTTTCGACGACGTAGGGCGGTTCGACGACGTCGGAGTGCCCGCTGTGCTCGGCCGGGGGATCCTTCGGGGACGGCTCGGGGTGGACCGAATCAGACATGGTTCACAACTCCTGTGATCGTTCGTGGATCTAAAGAGCGCTGGTGTCAGGCGTCTCGACGGTGGAGGGGTCCACCTCGGTCCACTCGTCGGTGGTGATGTCGTGGGTGTAGACGGCGTCCACCTCACCGTCCTGGTTCTCGTCGACAAAGGCCACGTCGTGGACACCGTCGACGTCCTCGTCGAGGAAGACCGTGTCGACCTCGCCATCCTCGTCGGTGTCGGAGACTGCGGTCTCGTGGTGCTTGTCGCCGTCGGTGTCGAAGGCGATGGTCTCCGGCTCGCCGTTCTGGTCGTAATCCTGGATGAGTGCGTCGCCGGAACCGTCGGCGTCTACATCGACCAGGGCGGACTCGACCACTCCGTCGCCGTCGATGTCGAAGACCTCGAGGACGGTGGCGTCTTCGGCGATTTCGGGGATGCTGTTGTCGGACATCGGGTTCTCCTTGTGTGCGGGGTGGGCGCAGGCCGTGGTGGCTTTGCTGTGTTGTGAATAGGAGAAACCCGGTGGCGTGAATGTTCCGGTTGTTCGGAGAAAATCTCAGGAAGATTTTGCTGCCCGGTGGATCGAGTCGCGAGAACTCAGTGCGGACCGCGCGAGAGGGCGAGGTCGGCGGCCGCCTCGATGCCATCTTTCCAGGGCTCGCCGTGTCCTGGCAGCACCACCGATGCGTGCGTATCGGCGAGTCTTTTGACCGAACCCAGGGCGCGACCACTGTCTGCCGTCGCGGCACCGGCAACGATCTGTGGTCCGGTCTGGGCGGTGTACGGATCGAGCGTGACGAGCGCGTCGCCGGCGATCAGGGCATCGCGGTCGGGGAAGTGCAGAGCGATGTGACCGACGGTGTGGCCCGGCGTCGGGATGACCACCGGAGCCCCGGGTAGCACCTGGTCGGTGGTGATCGCAGTCGGATTCAGTACTCCCCGAACCATCAGTGCCCCGGCCATGGTCATCCGCCCGAGCGGGGGATGGATGCCGGATACCGAAGCGGGTAGAGCAGCCGCGTCTTCTCGTGCTGGTAGCGGTAGGGATGCCGGGCGAGCCGTTCGTCGTCGGTGTGCACCCACACCGGCACATTCCATTCCTTCTGCGCCCGACGTGCGGTGCCCACGTGGTCGAAATGCGCATGGGTGAGCACAATTCCCTCGACCGAGTCGGGCGTGCGGCCCAGTTCGTCGAGGGCTGAGATCAGGTGCGGCCACACCCGGGGCAACCCGGAATCCACGATCAGCACCCGATCGTCGTACTCCACGAGGTACAGATTCGTGGAGGCGTAGGTCAACATGTGGATGCCCGGGGCGACATCTTTGCTCAGCACAGTGCTGCTCCGATCAGAAGTGGTTCTTCAGGGCGTCTCGCGCACGGTCGAGCATCGAGGCGAACGAACACCCGACAGGGAATCGATTGCCTCGTGGCCGTTTCCGATGTTCGAGGTCATGGTTCGGGCATCTCCTGCCGATGTGGGTCGGGCGGCTGTCGACGGGTTACCCGACCTGCCCAGCCCCAAACCGCGCGGGTCCGGCGAAGGCCTCTGTCCATCGGCTGCACCGAGGTCATCAGAGTTCACGTTTTGTTGAGTCCGCGTTCGATCGGCGGATGCATCAAGCTCTTCTGCTCGCGACACAGTCCGAGGATGCGAGTGGTGCAGGTCGCGAACTTCTACGGCCCCCGGTCCGGGGGCCTTCGGACTGCGGTGGATCAGCTCGGGGCCGGGTACTGCGCGGCAGGGCACGACGTGACGCTGATCGTTCCGGGACCACTGCACACCGAGGAGAAGTTGGCGACCGGAGTCGTGCGGATCACCGTCCCAGCTCCCAGGGTTGCGTTCACCGGGGGATATCGGGTGGCGCGGATGCGGCCCGTGGTCGATGTTGCCGCCGCCATGCGACCCGACGCCATCGAGGTGTCCGACCGGTTGACGCTGCGTGGGCTCGGGCAATGGGCTCGGCGCCGAGATGTCGCCAGCGCGATGATCTCCCACGAACGCCTCGACCGCATGCTCGGTCAGGTGATGCCTGCGCAGGCCGCGCGGAGGCTGGCCGACGTGGCAAACCGCCGCACCGCGCAGTCGTACGACACGGTGGTGTGCACCACCGAGTTCGCCCGCGAAGAGTTCGACCGGATCGGCGCGAGCAATGTCAGGCGAGTGCCGCTCGGCGTGGATCTGCGGACCTTTCATCCCAATCGGCGTGACGCCGGGACTCGCGCTCGGTGGGCGAGGACGGATCAGCCGCTCTTGGTCCACTGCGGCCGATTGTCGGTCGAGAAGCACGTGGACGGGAGCATCGACGCGCTTGCCGTGTTGCGCGACAACGGAGTCGACGCCCGGTTGGTGATAGCGGGGGACGGGCCGATGCGAGGTCGGCTCGAACGCCGCGCCGCCGGTCTGCCCGTCGAGTTCACGGGGTTCATCACCGACCAGCTGGCCCTCGCCCGGCTGCTGGCGTCCGCGGATGTGGCACTGGCCCCGGGACCGCACGAGACCTTCGGATTGTCGGCGCTCGAATCCCTTGCCTCGGGGACACCGGCAGTCGTCTCCGCCACGTCGGCCCTCGCCGAGGTCCTCGACCGAGAGTGCGGATTCGTGGCAGAGAACTCGCCCGAGGGTTTCGCCGACGGCATCGGTGATGTGTTGTCCCGGCCCGAGGTCCCCCGCCGAGAGGCCGCCCGGCGGCGTGCCGAAGACTTCGGGTGGCCGCGGGCGGTCCGCGAGATGCTTGCGGCGCTGGCGGCGTGACCGGGCGCTGACGGCGACGGTCGTCGCCGGTACGCAAACTCTCACGCGCGGTCCAGCGTAGTCCGTCTGAAGGGCCGATCAGATCGCGCGACGCATCATCGAGTAGGTGCGCAAGAGCACGGCCACCGCCTGCTCCTCGGCCGCGGACCCGCCCATGAGGCCCGCCTCGTGGACCTTGCGAAGGCGTCGATCCAGCTCGCCCGCAACGGTATTGCGATCAGCGGTGGGTGGCAGACCGATACGCCCCGCGATACCCGAGCCGATCAGGATCTGCCGTAACTCGCCGACCCAGGGTGACTCAGGGTCCGATCGGGTCAGGGCGTGCATCGCCTTGAACTCGGCCATGGTGTGTGCCTGGGGGGTCTGTCGAACCTGACGCAGGTACGACCGGATCTGCCCGCCTGCAGGATGCGTCAACGCCAGATGCTCGATCTCGGTGCACGCCCGCACAGCTCGCGTGATGAGCACCGACCGGGTGAGATCGAGTTCGATGTTCGCCCGGAGCTCGTCGACGCCCGAACGCTGCTGCAGCCATGAGTTGACCGCGTGGGCGCCGCGCGGGGCGAGTTTTCTGGCGTGCCGTAAGCCGTACTCACCCAGCAGGTCCAGCAGTCTGTCGCGTTCGGTGTCGGTGCCGATGGAGGGGGTCTCTGCTTCCAGCCAGAGCTCGAGCGCCGTGTCGGAGAGCCCGGCCAGTGCCGCCAGCGCGTCGGCATCGGCTTCGGTGAATTGGCCGGTCTGCGCCGTCTGCGCCAACAGTCCGGCGACGGGCTGCACCGTCAGCAGGCTCGCCGACATCGATTCGGCGATCACGGCGGACTGTGCTCGTGCCGCGTCGATGGGATCGACGTCGCCGAATGCGCCCTCGCCCAGGGTGTCCGCCTTGGCCAGGGCCCCGATCGTGTTGACCGCCGAGAAACCCAGCTCGCGCAAAAACTGCACTTCGTCGGCGCGCGGCGTCGCGTCGAACAGGAAGATCGCCGCGTCGGCGTTCACCGACGCGTCGCGGGTCTGCCCGAACCCGTCGATCAGTGCGCGGCGGGTGGCGTGCTCGTTGCCGGTGGTGATGGTCGCCAGTCCGGGGGTGTCGATCAGCACCATGTTGCGCAGCAGTCGGCTCGGCAGGAACCGGTCGAGATAGGCGACCTCATCTGTCGGACAACCCAATTCGGTGGGTCTGCCGTCGACCAGCCGGACGGTGTGCCGGGCGCCGCCGACCTTCACCGCCTCGGCGCGCGCCGGCGCACCGTCCTGGTACACCGCAACGACCTTGGTGCACTCGGTGGCCGCGGTGTCGGCCACCAGGTCGCCGATCAGGGCATTGACGAGTGTGGACTTGCCGGCCTTCACCCGCCCGGCGACCACCACACGCGGAGGCGCCCAGAGGGTGTCGCGGATCTGTGCGGTGCTGCGAGCCAGAGGACGGTCGATACGCGCGATCTCTGCCAGTGCCGCTGTGAGCTGATCACGGAGAGCATGCGGCCGGGTCCGTCGCCCTTCGTGGGGCCGGCTCACGGGGTGTCACCGATGGAGGCCGACTCTGTGCCGAGCACCGGGTCCTTCCCGAGAGCCACATGCTCGCCGAGGTCCACTTCGCTGCGTCGGGCATCGGCTTTGAGCCCGGTGATGGCGGCGTCCAATTGTTCGATGAGAGAGACGATCTCGGTGAGACGACGGGTCAGGCCGCGCACCCTCTTGTCGCGGGTT is a window from the Williamsia sp. DF01-3 genome containing:
- a CDS encoding MBL fold metallo-hydrolase; translated protein: MTMAGALMVRGVLNPTAITTDQVLPGAPVVIPTPGHTVGHIALHFPDRDALIAGDALVTLDPYTAQTGPQIVAGAATADSGRALGSVKRLADTHASVVLPGHGEPWKDGIEAAADLALSRGPH
- a CDS encoding glycosyltransferase, producing MRVVQVANFYGPRSGGLRTAVDQLGAGYCAAGHDVTLIVPGPLHTEEKLATGVVRITVPAPRVAFTGGYRVARMRPVVDVAAAMRPDAIEVSDRLTLRGLGQWARRRDVASAMISHERLDRMLGQVMPAQAARRLADVANRRTAQSYDTVVCTTEFAREEFDRIGASNVRRVPLGVDLRTFHPNRRDAGTRARWARTDQPLLVHCGRLSVEKHVDGSIDALAVLRDNGVDARLVIAGDGPMRGRLERRAAGLPVEFTGFITDQLALARLLASADVALAPGPHETFGLSALESLASGTPAVVSATSALAEVLDRECGFVAENSPEGFADGIGDVLSRPEVPRREAARRRAEDFGWPRAVREMLAALAA
- a CDS encoding MBL fold metallo-hydrolase; protein product: MLSKDVAPGIHMLTYASTNLYLVEYDDRVLIVDSGLPRVWPHLISALDELGRTPDSVEGIVLTHAHFDHVGTARRAQKEWNVPVWVHTDDERLARHPYRYQHEKTRLLYPLRYPASIPRSGG
- a CDS encoding GTPase, with translation MSRPHEGRRTRPHALRDQLTAALAEIARIDRPLARSTAQIRDTLWAPPRVVVAGRVKAGKSTLVNALIGDLVADTAATECTKVVAVYQDGAPARAEAVKVGGARHTVRLVDGRPTELGCPTDEVAYLDRFLPSRLLRNMVLIDTPGLATITTGNEHATRRALIDGFGQTRDASVNADAAIFLFDATPRADEVQFLRELGFSAVNTIGALAKADTLGEGAFGDVDPIDAARAQSAVIAESMSASLLTVQPVAGLLAQTAQTGQFTEADADALAALAGLSDTALELWLEAETPSIGTDTERDRLLDLLGEYGLRHARKLAPRGAHAVNSWLQQRSGVDELRANIELDLTRSVLITRAVRACTEIEHLALTHPAGGQIRSYLRQVRQTPQAHTMAEFKAMHALTRSDPESPWVGELRQILIGSGIAGRIGLPPTADRNTVAGELDRRLRKVHEAGLMGGSAAEEQAVAVLLRTYSMMRRAI